Proteins encoded together in one Candidatus Omnitrophota bacterium window:
- the argS gene encoding arginine--tRNA ligase — protein MLVNFKIQLEDFIKKSLEGATQGSFELPSIELEKPKEKTHGDFSSNVALRCAKIFKKSPMAIAEEFKGLIIQSIENSPLKSKIKSVEVSPPGFINFFLSDKVFCDILEDILRLGSQFGKSSIGKGQKIQIEFVSANPTGPLTVAHARQAAVGDVLGNILGFLGFEVKKEYYINDEGNQIKILGQSIRLRAREILGDTIEFPEDHYQGSYIKDIANDFLRENQIKDIVGLEKKKEKDFEEFGVIYLLDRIKNDLKDFGVQFDTWTSQAKVANPESVKKALESIAAKGHIYTEEGATWFRTTALGDDKDRVVKKSDGQYTYLAPDIAYHKNKFERGFNRVIDILGPDHHGYVARLKAAVQALGYDSRNLDVLIVQLATLYRDGKPLSMSTRKGEFISLREVIDEVGVDAARFFFLMRHIKIHLDFDLELAKEQSPENPVYYIQYAHARIKSIFAKAKEQKFKPSKKNFSSFQEPEEIDLIQKMAAFEDALAICLVQLDPFGMVSYLMDLAGCFHKFYDKHKVIGDDPKLSSDRLVLIEAARIVFANGLNLLGVSVPEKM, from the coding sequence ATGCTAGTAAATTTCAAGATCCAATTAGAAGATTTCATTAAAAAGTCACTCGAAGGAGCCACCCAAGGCTCCTTTGAGCTTCCTTCCATTGAGTTAGAAAAACCAAAAGAAAAAACGCATGGTGATTTTTCATCTAACGTTGCTTTACGTTGTGCCAAAATTTTCAAAAAAAGTCCTATGGCTATTGCCGAAGAATTTAAAGGGCTTATTATCCAGTCTATTGAAAATTCTCCCTTAAAGAGCAAAATTAAATCTGTTGAAGTTAGCCCGCCAGGATTTATTAATTTCTTTTTATCTGATAAAGTATTCTGCGATATCCTTGAAGATATTTTGCGATTAGGTTCTCAGTTTGGAAAATCAAGTATTGGTAAGGGGCAGAAAATTCAGATTGAATTTGTTTCGGCTAATCCTACAGGGCCTCTGACCGTTGCTCATGCACGTCAAGCTGCCGTCGGAGATGTGCTGGGTAATATTTTAGGATTCTTAGGTTTTGAGGTAAAAAAAGAATATTATATTAATGACGAGGGAAATCAGATTAAGATTTTGGGTCAATCGATTCGGCTTAGAGCACGCGAAATTTTAGGTGATACTATTGAGTTTCCGGAAGATCATTATCAGGGAAGTTACATTAAAGATATTGCCAATGATTTCTTAAGGGAAAATCAAATTAAGGATATCGTTGGGCTTGAAAAGAAAAAAGAAAAAGATTTTGAAGAATTTGGCGTTATATATCTTTTAGACCGAATCAAAAATGATTTAAAAGATTTTGGTGTTCAGTTTGACACTTGGACATCGCAAGCTAAAGTTGCTAATCCAGAGAGCGTTAAAAAAGCTTTGGAGTCGATTGCTGCAAAAGGGCATATTTATACTGAAGAGGGTGCGACATGGTTTCGCACAACCGCATTGGGTGATGACAAAGATCGCGTTGTTAAAAAGTCTGATGGTCAATATACGTATTTGGCGCCGGACATTGCCTATCATAAAAATAAATTTGAGCGGGGATTTAATCGTGTTATTGATATTTTGGGTCCGGACCATCATGGATACGTGGCTCGACTTAAGGCAGCTGTCCAAGCCCTTGGTTATGATTCAAGGAATTTGGATGTTTTGATTGTTCAGCTAGCTACGCTTTATCGAGATGGCAAACCTTTGTCAATGTCAACGCGCAAAGGAGAATTTATCAGTTTGCGCGAAGTTATCGATGAGGTGGGCGTTGATGCGGCTCGATTTTTCTTTTTGATGAGACATATTAAAATTCATTTGGATTTTGATTTAGAACTTGCCAAAGAACAATCTCCAGAAAATCCTGTTTATTATATTCAGTATGCGCATGCGCGCATTAAAAGTATTTTCGCGAAAGCAAAGGAACAAAAATTTAAACCTTCAAAGAAAAACTTCTCATCTTTTCAGGAACCTGAAGAGATTGATTTAATCCAAAAAATGGCAGCATTTGAAGATGCGCTTGCAATCTGTTTGGTTCAGCTTGATCCGTTTGGTATGGTTTCGTATCTTATGGACTTAGCAGGTTGTTTTCATAAGTTTTATGATAAGCATAAAGTGATTGGGGATGACCCAAAATTGTCTTCAGACCGTCTTGTTTTAATTGAGGCGGCGCGCATTGTATTTGCTAATGGATTAAATCTTTTAGGTGTAAGCGTTCCGGAAAAGATGTAG